The window GAATGGAGAATTATTTTCTTACTTAACCACCCCTTATGGTCATGGGAATGCTTTTCCTTTTACTGCCCATAAAAAACGACACCGCATCAGAAGTAAGAAATATAACCACCCCTTATGTTTGGGAAGATGAATTTGTGTGGGTTAATGATAAACATATATATGTTTAGGATTTATCTATCTTAATGATGGATGATTCTGTATCTGCAGTAGAGAAGATGTTTTCGTGTTTAACAATAGGTAAGAAGGCCCAGGAGGAGACACCATTCATGAAGAATGAAAGAATGTTACTAGAAGAGCTTATCGCCTCCTGCAATGGAAAATGCAATCATATCCGTACATTCTCCAGCCAAGAACTCAATAGGGCAACAAACAACTATCATCATGAACAAATGATTTTTCGAGATTCATCCTTCTGGAAGACTGCCGTCCGATTACAATTAAACGGTACTCATCCTTCTGGGAAAATACTGATGATAGAGAGTTTAGGTATTtgctatattttattttttgtaatatTAATTCAATTCACAAGTCAGAATTTACAAAATGAGAATTTTGATACACGAATCCAATCTCGATGTAACAATTATCACAATGACTGATATCGCCAAACAACTCAGGAGAATAACATCTAAATGTTTGCTACATCTCTATTTTTTGTTTGGCTACTACAATATATGTTTTGAGGCAAATTTCCTAATCATGGATGATTAAACTTCTTAGTTGAATATATTATAGCTAGCTAGTTACATCTTCAAGCTTGTGATATACTGAATTCTGAAACGGgatttttttttgcataaaGATTCGGTTAAGATGATGAAATGTTTGAGATTCGATAAGAAAAGAGACCGGAAAGATAAAATATTCTTGAGGAACGGAAGCATGTTGTTAGAACAGATGATTACCTTCTGTAATGGCAAGTGTAGCATTCCAATCAAAAGCTTCTCAGAAAAAGAGCTCCAAAAAGCAACAAACAACTTCAAAGAAAGACAATTGTTACCAGGGTTGTGGTGTAGATACTACAAGGGTTTTCTCCAAGATCGTCCAGTAACTATAAAGAAGATCAGTAACCTTCAACTTTCCATCAACGAAATAGTTTATGCATCCACTGACTGTCCTACTGTAGTCTTCGAATACGTAGAGGGAAAAACACTTTATGATCGAATTATAGATCGGAAAGACGGACACTTTCAGCCTGTAACATGGAATGAGAGGTTGAAAATTGCTATAGATTTAGCTAATGTGGTAGTGTATATGCACACTGCATTTCCAAGGCCTATTGTGCATAGAGATATTAAACCCTCCAACGTTTTTCTGGATGGAAATTCTACAGCCAAACTGTCTGATTTTTCGCTGTGTCTGTCTATTCCTGAAGGGGAGACGTATGTGGAGGATGGTCATGTGAGAGGGACTATAGGATTTATGGCGCCTGAAACATTGTCCAGATGTTGCTTCAACGAGAAGAGCGATGTTTATAGCTTCGGAATGTTGTTACTTGAGCTTTTAACCGGGCAAAGTTTATTCGATTTAGCTGGCATGCTCTCTGGAAATGTTCGGAGTCTTGGAATGAATAGATTCAAGGAGTTGCTTGATCCTTTTATTTTGGGAGAGGCTGTGAAAGAGCATCAATTGGAAAGTGTTGGAGCTCTTAAGTGGCAAAAGAACTTATTCGTATTTATCGATCTGAAATTGATTCTTGTTAGCTTTGTGTTCATTGATGTTGATTCTGTTTTCTATATAATTGAATTTTCTTAACATTGTTAGTCATAATAAAATTTGTTTATAGGAACCCCAATCATAAGGCTTTAACCAATTTCTCTAAGCATGAACTCATGTTCTCTGACAGAATCAAATGGCCAAAAGGAACAATCAGGTTACAAAAATGAATCCAACAACCAGGGATTCCTGCTTTCAAAAAAACCAAACATCGCTTGAATTTTTTGGTTTGAAGTCATTTAGGTGATATTTGATTATTAGAGAGGAAATGGTTATGTAGAGATAAAGGTTCAGAAATAGTGATTTGAAAAGTCGAAAATAAACATTTCAATTATtagacttttctattttgagatgTTATACATTATTtcgaaattttcattttaaggtcgttaaaGGTTATTTTTTGAATGTCAAACTAAAAGATTTTCGTTTTTAGCAAATCGAAAAAACTTAATCCCCTCCTGATGGCAAAAATAACCACATGCATCTAATTGACAAAAAAATATAACCACACGGTGGTTTTTTAATTTACCCTATTAATAAAATGCAAAGTTCTAATGTTATAGTATCGGGTTTTAAAGTTTAAGAGCGATACGAAGGTAAATGTAAGTTGAAgggtcatgggtgtaatttacccctctTTTTTCTCACACAAGAATATACCTGGCAATTATTGGGTTTGAGTCGTGCTCTTATCGTGTCATTTCCAGGTTCGTGTTGAAAAATAGTAAACCCCTAACCAACCTAAAAACTTTCATGTCAcaatcgtgttaacctgttGGTGTTAATATCGAGTTTTTGGATTATATGTAATTTTGTCattcatatatattaatgataactttaaaaaatataagaagatatggagTTCTCAATTAATCATCGCCTTACTGGGACACTCACCTAGTTTTATATGGTGAAATATATGGAGTTCCCAATTGATCATTAGAGAGGAGTCAGATGGGAAACGATTAGCGTCAGGAAGGATATATGGTTAAGGGATGAGGCAAATGGGTTTATACGATAATTGAGGGGTTGGAACAGTTAAAAGTGTGTGATCTGTTTATTCCAAACTCCAGGGAATGGGACAGTGAACTCCTTGCAGAAGTTTTCCATGGCAGAAACATCAGGGAAATGAATAAGTTGCATGCACAAACGCTAGAGGTGGTGGACAAAATGATGTGGCAGGCCCATCCA is drawn from Euphorbia lathyris chromosome 9, ddEupLath1.1, whole genome shotgun sequence and contains these coding sequences:
- the LOC136206788 gene encoding serine/threonine-protein kinase ZRK1-like produces the protein MMDDSVSAVEKMFSCLTIGKKAQEETPFMKNERMLLEELIASCNGKCNHIRTFSSQELNRATNNYHHEQMIFRDSSFWKTAVRLQLNDSVKMMKCLRFDKKRDRKDKIFLRNGSMLLEQMITFCNGKCSIPIKSFSEKELQKATNNFKERQLLPGLWCRYYKGFLQDRPVTIKKISNLQLSINEIVYASTDCPTVVFEYVEGKTLYDRIIDRKDGHFQPVTWNERLKIAIDLANVVVYMHTAFPRPIVHRDIKPSNVFLDGNSTAKLSDFSLCLSIPEGETYVEDGHVRGTIGFMAPETLSRCCFNEKSDVYSFGMLLLELLTGQSLFDLAGMLSGNVRSLGMNRFKELLDPFILGEAVKEHQLESVGALKWQKNLFVFIDLKLILVSFVFIDVDSVFYIIEFS